A stretch of Salvelinus alpinus chromosome 4, SLU_Salpinus.1, whole genome shotgun sequence DNA encodes these proteins:
- the LOC139574126 gene encoding H-2 class II histocompatibility antigen gamma chain-like isoform X1 has translation MEEQHDDALLERTGSQDVILPMTATRGASNSRPLKIAGFTVLACLLLAGQAFTAYLVFNQRGQIHDMEKSNDNMRKQLRNRPPAVAPVQMHMPMLSMPRLIDFTDEDVKTPMTKLEATAIVSLEKQVKDLLQNPQLPQFNETFLANLQSLKRQMEEAEWKGFETWARNWLLFQMAQEKPPAPTTTPQPAAGLQTKCNLEKSSQSRKLGAYLPQCDEQGNYLPMQCWHATGFCWCVDKNGKVIEGTSIRGRATCDRVPSRMAAFPRMMQLKEYKDE, from the exons GGCTTCTAACAGCCGTCCGTTGAAGATAGCAGGGTTCACAGTGTTGGCCTGTCTTCTCTTGGCCGGCCAGGCCTTCACTGCCTACTTGGTCTTCAACCAGAGGGGCCAGATCCACGACATGGAGAAGAGCAATGACAACATGCGCAAGCAGCTGAGAAACAGACCTCCAG CAGTAGCCCCTGTCCAGATGCACATGCCCATGCTCAGCATGCCGCGGCTGATAGACTTCACTGATGAGGACGTAAAGACTCCCATGACG AAATTGGAGGCCACTGCCATTGTTAGCCTAGAGAAGCAGGTGAAGGATCTGCTGCag AACCCCCAGCTACCTCAGTTCAACGAGACGTTCCTGGCCAACCTGCAGAGCCTgaagagacagatggaggaggCCGAGTGGAAG GGTTTTGAGACTTGGGCACGTAATTGGCTGCTCTTCCAGATGGCCCAGGAGAAGCCCCCTGCACCCACCACCACACCTCAGCCTG ccGCCGGCctgcagaccaagtgtaaccTGGAGAAGTCGTCCCAGAGCCGTAAGCTTGGTGCCTACCTCCCTCAGTGTGACGAGCAGGGCAACTACCTGCCCATGCAGTGCTGGCACGCCACTGGTTTCTGCTGGTGTGTGGACAAGAACGGCAAAGTCATCGAGGGCACCAGCATACGCGGCAGAGCCACCTGTGACAGAG TCCCCAGTCGGATGGCGGCTTTCCCCAGGATGATGCAGCTGAAGGAGTACAAGG ATGAGTAA
- the LOC139574126 gene encoding H-2 class II histocompatibility antigen gamma chain-like isoform X2: MEEQHDDALLERTGSQDVILPMTATRGASNSRPLKIAGFTVLACLLLAGQAFTAYLVFNQRGQIHDMEKSNDNMRKQLRNRPPVAPVQMHMPMLSMPRLIDFTDEDVKTPMTKLEATAIVSLEKQVKDLLQNPQLPQFNETFLANLQSLKRQMEEAEWKGFETWARNWLLFQMAQEKPPAPTTTPQPAAGLQTKCNLEKSSQSRKLGAYLPQCDEQGNYLPMQCWHATGFCWCVDKNGKVIEGTSIRGRATCDRVPSRMAAFPRMMQLKEYKDE, encoded by the exons GGCTTCTAACAGCCGTCCGTTGAAGATAGCAGGGTTCACAGTGTTGGCCTGTCTTCTCTTGGCCGGCCAGGCCTTCACTGCCTACTTGGTCTTCAACCAGAGGGGCCAGATCCACGACATGGAGAAGAGCAATGACAACATGCGCAAGCAGCTGAGAAACAGACCTCCAG TAGCCCCTGTCCAGATGCACATGCCCATGCTCAGCATGCCGCGGCTGATAGACTTCACTGATGAGGACGTAAAGACTCCCATGACG AAATTGGAGGCCACTGCCATTGTTAGCCTAGAGAAGCAGGTGAAGGATCTGCTGCag AACCCCCAGCTACCTCAGTTCAACGAGACGTTCCTGGCCAACCTGCAGAGCCTgaagagacagatggaggaggCCGAGTGGAAG GGTTTTGAGACTTGGGCACGTAATTGGCTGCTCTTCCAGATGGCCCAGGAGAAGCCCCCTGCACCCACCACCACACCTCAGCCTG ccGCCGGCctgcagaccaagtgtaaccTGGAGAAGTCGTCCCAGAGCCGTAAGCTTGGTGCCTACCTCCCTCAGTGTGACGAGCAGGGCAACTACCTGCCCATGCAGTGCTGGCACGCCACTGGTTTCTGCTGGTGTGTGGACAAGAACGGCAAAGTCATCGAGGGCACCAGCATACGCGGCAGAGCCACCTGTGACAGAG TCCCCAGTCGGATGGCGGCTTTCCCCAGGATGATGCAGCTGAAGGAGTACAAGG ATGAGTAA